GCTGGCGCGGGAAGCCAAAGGCGACTACCTATTGTTTATCGATGCCGATGTTACGGCAGAGTCAAAACTCATCAGTCAGGCCCTGGCTCACCTCCAGAAACACAAACTTAGCCTGCTGTCGATCTTCCCCCAGCAGATGATGCACACCCTGGGCGAACGCCTCACCGTGCCCTTGATGAATTGGATCCTGGTCAGCCTGTTGCCCCTCATCTTCACCCGCATCTCATCCTGGACAAGCTTCTCGGCGGCCAACGGGCAATTTATGCTCTTCCATGCCAAAACCTATAGAAAACATCACTTTCACCAAATGGTTAGAAGCCAGAAAGTGGAGGATATCATCATTTTCCGTAAGCTCAAGAAGCTTGGGTTGCGGGGGCATACCATCCTGAGCAACGGGCAGGTGAAATGCAGGATGTACACCAGCTTCCGCGAAGCCCTGCAGGGCTTTTCGAAGAACGTCTTTGAGTTCTTTGGCAACAGCATCCTGCTGACGGTTTTTATGGCCCTGCTCACCACTTTTGGTTTTGTTCCGGTTTATCTTGCCCTTGGCACTGAATTTGCACTCGCATGGCTTGCGGGGGCCATCCTGCTCCGGGCAATGGCCGCGTTTGCCAGCCGGCAGAATGTCGTGCAGACCATCGTGCTGCTGCCTTTTCAGCAATTGGCCTTCTTTGTGGTTATCATTGAAGCCATTCGCGTAAGGATCAGGGGGAAGAGCAGCTGGAAGGGCAGGAAGGTATGAGGAAGATTTATTTGATTTACGATTAACGATTAACGATTTTTGATTTAAGAAGGAGAGAACCTTAGAAAGGTTTTTTTTTGAATAATGAACAAGCCACCATGCAGGCAGAGATTTTTGATTTTCGAAAAGAAGATTTCTTTCCAACCTGGCAAAATTGCCCGCAACGCGGGCCAGCTAAAAATAGCCCCGGGTCGCGAAGCACCTGGGGAAAGCAAAACGGCCAGCCAGTGCATCGCCCCGCTGTTTAGCGGGGCCGACCATTAGATTGATGGGGTTCAAAAGAACTTTTACCTGATTCCCCAGACCATTTGATTTACGATTAACGATTAACGATTTTTGATTTAAGAAGGAATAAAGAAATATTGGACATTTTGTCCTGCCCATAGGTAGAATGAGGATATGTT
The sequence above is a segment of the Bacteroides sp. genome. Coding sequences within it:
- a CDS encoding glycosyltransferase; this translates as MIWLAYFTLGFLVLRLLVALTNLLTRQWLHPDQPEDNALVSVLIPARNEERNIGKLLESLGRQDYPQLEILIYDDLSTDQTARLVEECAKKDSRIRLLPGKGLPQGWLGKNHACHQLAREAKGDYLLFIDADVTAESKLISQALAHLQKHKLSLLSIFPQQMMHTLGERLTVPLMNWILVSLLPLIFTRISSWTSFSAANGQFMLFHAKTYRKHHFHQMVRSQKVEDIIIFRKLKKLGLRGHTILSNGQVKCRMYTSFREALQGFSKNVFEFFGNSILLTVFMALLTTFGFVPVYLALGTEFALAWLAGAILLRAMAAFASRQNVVQTIVLLPFQQLAFFVVIIEAIRVRIRGKSSWKGRKV